The proteins below are encoded in one region of Candidatus Omnitrophota bacterium:
- the accD gene encoding acetyl-CoA carboxylase, carboxyltransferase subunit beta: protein MALFGKPRYTIVKVAKKRQDIPEGLWTKCGECGEIAYNKKLEENLKVCPKCNYHFKVGAYERIDMLLDKNTFKEIDKNIQSKDPLNFKGPKKYKDKLEHDKKATGLKDAVVCGEGKIEEKKLVLAVTDSRFIMGSMGSVVGEKITRAIEKATREKLPVVICSGSGGGARMYEGMFSLMQMVKTSAAVSKHNKAGLLFISLLTNPTMAGVMASFASLGDVIMAEPKALIGFTGPRVIEQTIRQRLPHGFQQSEFMLEHGLIDMVVHRKDLRSTISGLMDYLS, encoded by the coding sequence ATGGCATTATTCGGAAAGCCCAGATATACGATTGTAAAAGTAGCCAAGAAGAGGCAGGATATTCCCGAGGGGCTGTGGACTAAGTGCGGTGAATGCGGAGAGATAGCATACAACAAGAAACTTGAGGAGAACCTTAAGGTATGCCCCAAATGCAATTATCATTTCAAAGTAGGCGCCTACGAAAGAATAGATATGCTGCTCGACAAGAATACCTTCAAGGAGATCGACAAGAATATCCAGTCGAAAGACCCGCTCAATTTCAAAGGCCCAAAAAAATATAAAGATAAGCTGGAACATGATAAAAAAGCGACGGGGCTGAAAGATGCGGTTGTTTGCGGCGAAGGTAAGATAGAGGAAAAGAAACTCGTCCTGGCGGTTACTGATTCCCGATTCATAATGGGTAGTATGGGTTCCGTAGTCGGCGAAAAGATAACGAGGGCCATAGAGAAAGCGACGCGCGAAAAACTTCCCGTAGTCATATGTTCCGGATCCGGAGGGGGCGCAAGGATGTATGAGGGCATGTTTTCCCTTATGCAGATGGTAAAGACAAGCGCTGCGGTAAGCAAGCATAATAAAGCCGGACTCCTATTCATTTCATTACTTACAAATCCCACTATGGCGGGCGTAATGGCGAGCTTTGCGTCCTTGGGCGATGTGATAATGGCAGAGCCGAAGGCTCTTATAGGATTTACCGGCCCAAGGGTAATAGAGCAGACCATAAGGCAGAGATTGCCCCACGGTTTTCAGCAATCAGAATTTATGCTTGAGCACGGTTTGATAGATATGGTTGTGCATCGCAAAGACCTGAGAAGCACCATATCAGGTCTTATGGATTATTTATCTTGA
- a CDS encoding corrinoid protein — MHLDSIKEALRNGEVKKVAELTGAAISANIPIRDILDTLIKGMDEIGKRFKNNEIFIPEVLISAKAMHAGLNMLEPHFSKSGIKPVGKIGIGTVKGDLHDIGKNLVAMMFRGAGFEVLDLGIDVPAEKFIDTAKNKDVNIIAMSSLLTTSMGSMKAVISELKKEGLMGKVKTMVGGAPVTEDFAGSIGADGYAKDASSAVDKARELIGLRARDE, encoded by the coding sequence ATGCATTTAGATTCTATCAAAGAAGCGTTAAGGAACGGCGAGGTCAAGAAGGTGGCGGAACTGACCGGCGCCGCCATAAGCGCAAATATTCCGATCAGGGACATCCTTGATACGCTTATAAAAGGGATGGACGAGATAGGAAAGAGATTCAAAAATAACGAAATATTTATCCCCGAAGTCCTTATTTCTGCCAAGGCCATGCACGCGGGGCTCAACATGCTTGAACCGCACTTTTCGAAAAGCGGCATAAAGCCGGTGGGGAAGATAGGCATAGGGACGGTAAAAGGCGATCTTCACGATATAGGGAAAAATCTCGTGGCTATGATGTTCAGGGGCGCGGGGTTTGAAGTGCTGGATCTGGGCATAGATGTTCCGGCGGAAAAATTCATTGATACGGCAAAGAATAAAGACGTCAACATAATAGCGATGTCGTCACTATTGACAACCTCTATGGGCTCAATGAAAGCTGTGATCAGCGAGCTTAAAAAAGAGGGTCTTATGGGCAAAGTAAAGACAATGGTAGGAGGGGCCCCTGTGACGGAAGATTTTGCCGGATCTATAGGGGCTGACGGCTACGCAAAGGACGCTTCTTCCGCCGTTGACAAGGCAAGAGAACTTATCGGTTTACGCGCCCGAGACGAATAA
- a CDS encoding DUF1015 domain-containing protein, whose amino-acid sequence MAKISPFRGVLYNKEKIKHFETVISPPYDVISSSMRDELYKADQYNIVRIILGKELTTDNKSYNKYTRAANFIDQWLEIGALKKDKSPAIYVCEQKYLHKGKPKSRIGFISLMRIEDPKTSLVLPHEYTFSKPKEDRLNLIRAVKANTEPIFCIFEDDANVVTNTLRAYCKKHAPIITVQFEGIENRVWTLAQSAIIKKIEHRLDKKQVFIADGHHRYEVSLAFRDEMRRKLGPKRAKEFENIMVYFSSLTDDNLTIFSTYRVVKSLGNIKWREAESKLKRYFYIENVNTKDEMFNALETAGSDYAFGVFFKDGRFRVLKLKDESMLNEVIKERKSREWRRLNVTVLHFLVFAHIFHIEKFSSNDENITYTRDEDYAIQQVAKGECEIAFFQLPTKMSEVRDIAKKGDRMPHKSTYFYPKPLSGLVMNRF is encoded by the coding sequence ATGGCTAAGATCTCACCTTTTAGGGGCGTATTATATAACAAAGAAAAGATAAAACACTTTGAAACGGTGATATCCCCTCCCTATGATGTTATATCCTCTTCGATGCGCGATGAGCTTTACAAGGCAGATCAGTACAATATCGTCAGGATCATATTGGGAAAAGAGCTTACCACCGACAATAAATCATATAATAAATATACACGCGCCGCTAATTTTATCGATCAATGGCTCGAGATCGGCGCGCTCAAAAAAGATAAGTCGCCCGCCATATATGTATGTGAGCAAAAGTATCTTCATAAGGGAAAACCCAAAAGCCGCATTGGTTTTATTTCGCTTATGAGGATAGAAGACCCTAAAACAAGCCTCGTCCTTCCGCACGAATATACGTTCTCCAAGCCGAAAGAAGACAGACTTAATCTTATCCGCGCCGTAAAGGCCAATACGGAGCCCATCTTTTGCATATTTGAAGATGACGCCAATGTCGTTACCAATACCTTAAGGGCATATTGCAAAAAGCACGCGCCTATCATAACCGTCCAATTCGAAGGAATAGAGAATAGGGTTTGGACCCTTGCGCAAAGCGCAATAATAAAAAAGATAGAGCATAGGCTGGACAAGAAACAGGTCTTCATAGCCGATGGCCACCACAGATACGAAGTTTCGCTGGCATTTAGGGATGAGATGCGCCGCAAGCTTGGGCCAAAAAGAGCGAAAGAATTTGAAAACATCATGGTCTATTTTTCCAGCCTGACCGATGATAATCTTACGATTTTTTCCACATATCGCGTAGTAAAGAGCCTGGGCAATATAAAATGGAGAGAGGCAGAATCGAAGTTGAAGAGGTATTTTTATATAGAAAATGTAAATACTAAAGACGAGATGTTCAATGCCCTTGAAACGGCCGGTTCCGATTACGCGTTCGGTGTTTTCTTTAAGGACGGCAGATTCCGCGTGTTGAAGCTGAAAGACGAATCCATGCTGAATGAGGTAATAAAGGAGAGGAAATCCCGCGAATGGAGGCGCCTCAACGTGACCGTTCTCCATTTTCTGGTGTTTGCCCATATATTTCATATCGAAAAATTTTCATCTAACGATGAGAATATAACGTACACCAGAGACGAGGATTATGCTATACAGCAGGTCGCGAAAGGCGAATGCGAAATAGCTTTCTTCCAGCTGCCGACAAAGATGTCCGAGGTCCGAGATATAGCCAAAAAAGGTGACAGGATGCCGCATAAATCTACGTACTTTTATCCGAAGCCTTTAAGCGGGCTTGTAATGAATAGATTTTAG